From the Vulpes lagopus strain Blue_001 chromosome 15, ASM1834538v1, whole genome shotgun sequence genome, one window contains:
- the LOC121476067 gene encoding 60S ribosomal protein L17-like yields MVCYSLDPENPTKSCKSRGSNLRVYFKNTHETSQAIKGMHIQKATKYLKDVTLQKQCVPFRRYNGGVGRCAQAKQWGWTQGRWPKKSADFLLHMFKNAESNAQLKGLDVDSLVIEHIQVNKAPKMRRRTYRAHVRINPYMNSPCHIEMILTEKEQIVPKLEEKVARKKKIPQKKLKKQKLMAQE; encoded by the exons ATGGTTTGCTACTCACTggacccagaaaaccctacaaaatcatgcaAATCAAGAGGTTCAAATCTTCGTGTTTACTTTAAGAACACACATGAAACTTcccaggccatcaagggtatgcatatccaaaaagccaccaagtatctgaaagatgtcactttgcagaagcagTGTGTGCCATTCCGTCGCTACAATGGTGGAGTTGGTAGGTGTGCCCAGgccaaacagtggggctggacacAGGGTCGGTGGCCCAAGAAGAGTGCTGACTTTTTACTGCACatgtttaaaaatgcagagagtaaTG cccaacttaagggtttagatgtagattctctggtcattgagcacatccaggtgaacAAAGCCCCCAAGATGCGGCGTAGAACTTACAGGGCTCATGTCCGGATTAACCCATACATGAACTCTCCCTGCCACATTgagatgattcttactgaaaaagagcaaaTTGTTCCTAAACTAGAAGAGAAGGTTGCACGGAAGAAAAAGATACCCcagaagaaactaaagaaacaaaaactgatggcccaggagtaa